In the Dermochelys coriacea isolate rDerCor1 chromosome 23, rDerCor1.pri.v4, whole genome shotgun sequence genome, CCTTGTCAGATCACACCCTTCGGAAACTGATCAAAACCCATCTTCAAACCAGAGAGGCCGTttgccctctgcttctcccatgggaaggctgctccagaacctcACTCAGTTCCTGGTTAAAAACTGCCTTTGATATTTACCCACGGCCCATTTGCTTTGGGCCTACGCTGTCCTGCAGCTTCGCATGCTCTTCTCCCTGCCCGGTGGCGACGTCCGGCAGTTTAGGCTAAACATGCCGAGCTCTTTCAGTCTCTGCTGCTAAGATCAGCTCTCCTGTCGCCCGATCAGTGTGTGGGTTTTCCGAACAAACCCAACTTCAGTTGGAACAGCAGCTCCTAAAATGAAATCACAGTGGTTAGATACAACATttgatatacattttttttttttttacccttgaTTATGATCTAGTTGTGGGTCCACCAGCCATCTTGCTGTTTAGCTTACCGAAAAGAAGAATGAGTGATGATTTGGTTACGGTTACTTTCTGGGAGAAAAAATACCCATGTAACGGGGTGGTGTGTGCCCTTTAAAGGGATCTGGGGCTCAGCCAACCCCTGTTCCATGGCATGGCTGAAGGAATTTTGATTCCTTACCCCTTTTGGACCTGAGCTGCTGGTTAAAGTTCAGGGCACATTCCTGtagaagtagaaattgatggagtttGCTgccatcttgtttatttacaaagtcctgcttctctgaacacAAGGAGGACCACGAACAAGAGTGGTTTCTAAGTGTGCTGCCCCACGCCAACAGAGCCCACAGCGTGCTCTCTAACTTTTCCCACGTCCTGCACCGTGCTTACAGGTGGCTGCTTGGCTGTCTCGCTCTTCTGCCTCCGAAGCCTCTCTGTTGTCAGGGTCCgtggccatgtctacgctacaggcTTTGGCCAACATTCCCGGTCCAGCGGTGTACAGCCAATGGTTGCATACCGCTCGGGCACTCGGCTGCTGGCATCTGTGCTGAAGGTATGCACCAGGAGCCCATGCCTAGCGTGACGCACCATGGAGAGGTGGCACGGGGGTGTCGCACGCTGCTGTCTGGCTCAGTGCCTCTTGGGAATATTTTGCAGCGGGACTGGCCTGCCCAGAGATCTCAACTTTCTCCATCTCACAGTAACAATATAGGCAAGGGTCTAGGACGGGGGGAAAGGAAGCAATGTCaaaaggagggctgtgggggggggggctcctgaTCTCAGCCAGGAAACCCCAAAGACACCCCATTAGGAGGGCTAGAACTGAGGGGCTAAAGAAGAGTTTTGAGCTCTGTAAAAGACCCAGTAAACGAGGATCTTGTTCTCAGTTCTCAAGCCAGGGAGGAAATTATTGCAAGAACCAGAGAGAGCTGGGGGCGTGTTTTGGGGAAGAACACACAAGTTATTGGTCTCAAAAGCCAACTGGGTGATATTTAATgctctgtgctatacaggaggagAGACGGATGGTCCCTTCTTGCTTTAAACTATGAATCTCTTATCTGCCTTCATCTGTCTATACATATTCCTGTTCTGCGTTTGGAAAGAAGCTGGATGACGAATTCACATGTGACAGTGCTAGGGAAATGTTTGCTATTCCTTCAGTAACTAGGATGTTAAATGACAACTAGTAATGTCAACCCATTTGCAATCATCAGGCCCAGACAGCTTGCACCCAAGAGTGTGCAAAGAATTGGCCAAGGTGCTCTCTGAACCATTAACAAACCGGCAGAAGTCCCTGAGGACTGGGAACAAGCAAATGTTGTGCCAATGTTTGAAATGGAGTCAATGGAATGAACCGGGTATTTGTAGGCTGGTTAGCTTGATATTGATCCTGGGCAACATCATGGGGAGGCTAATATGGGACATGGTCAGTAGAGAGACGCTAAGAGCCTAGCTCATGTAGAGCACTTTCcaatcagcagatctcaaagcacttaaccaAGGAGGTCAGCATTatcttctccattttacagatggggaaactgaggcagagcgaGGGGGATCGTGAactggccaaggtcacccagccagccagtggcagagccgagatctgctgagtcccagtccaacATCTCGTCCACTAGGCCACACGGCCTGTCCCAATTGACGTCAGCCATGGTGGGTTTAGGAAAGTAGCGAATCCAGTTCCCTGAGAAGCGGTAGCGCCATCTACATGGGGGTTGACATGCCCCAGGCACAAGTGTTAAACGAGGTTTggtagccagagccctcagctcTGGCCAACCCCCCAATTCAAAATCCTTTTACCCTTTGATTGAAAGCACCAGGAACGAAGGAGAGACAGATTGAAATGTCAAGTGTTAAACGAGGCTTCCATCTGCACAACCTCCTTCGTTCCTTGTGGCCAGAcagagcctggagaaggaaaagcCGCCTTGTCTAACAGTAGTAACGGCcttttggggggaaggagaagtgaGCTCAGCTGGGCTTGCTAAAGTCCAACCCTGTTTCATcccaggtggggttgggggttcagctggagctggtggagGTGTCAGCTGGATTTCCCTTTCTCTGGCCTGTTTCGGTCAGGACAGCTCTCAGGATTAAGATgaagaaggtctggggtcccaggagtCCGGAGAGGGTTGAGTGGGGGCAGCCAtaatggtgaagcttgctccagttGCCaatttttcttctccatccccaaTTTCTTTCTATAAGgcccccaaaagggagtgatgggcagAACAGCCCATCCCCATAGTATTTTGTCCACTGGTTAGGCCTTGTTCCTGACACACCACCGATTTCTCATCCCACACTTCCGTTTGCCAAGCATGATGTTAACACAGTCCCTGAGTTATAGCAGGTGGCCTTTTGGTTTGAACTAATTctgtctttccctctccctttcctaCCTTTCCCCATCAGCCTTTGTTAGTAGAGGTTATTGTGGCATCTAGTGAACTATCACAGACGTTTTACAGCTGAGCTCTCAATGAGGGGAAATCTGTAGGAGCAGGTATTCCAAAATAATACAGGTTTGGTTGGTAAAGTAGCAGTGCTGACGTAATACACTTAGGCAGCTGTCCGGTTTAATACCATCTGCCGCGCTGCTTAAAAACCAGTGAGCGCTGTCTGAAATGAACACCAAATGggttaactgatagatctcaaagaaGATGAGCTCTGAGAgctcgaaagctcgtctctctcgccaacaaaagttggtccaatgcAAGATCTGAACTCACCTGCCTTCTCTTgtcaatatcctgggacccacccGGCTTGAACAACGCTGTGAACACTGCCTGGGTTGGACAGGGTTCAGAAATGAGCTTCAAGAAGGATTGAAGGTCTGGGAAACCTGCCTTCGAAAGAGTGACTtacagagctcaatctatttagattCAAAGGTACTAAGGACCGAGGGACTGGTCCGACTGCCGGTAGAATGAGCCTGGgtggaatttgatttttattttttttataattttggtgGAAAGCATCACTGTCTATTTTgaagctgtttttattttatttttactgatttctacattttcacagttgcaggaactTATGGGGGCGGGTCAGGCTATAATTACTTAATGCCAGACGACATTGAGAGTCATCACGTTAAAACTTTAGAACCGTTAAAACACAAATGGTCAACTGCACCTGTGAAAATATACAAACCAAACAGCCTTAAATCAAGCCTCATATTTAgcgccctaccaaattcatggccatgaaacaTGCGTCATGGACCATGCAATCTGGTCTCTGTCCCGTGAAATCGGTacagtacagggtaaaagcacacaaaagaccagatttcacgggggagaccagtgtttctcaaattgggggtcctgacccaaatgggagttgccgggggtcacaaggttattgttggGGGTCGCaagattgccacccttacttctgtgctgccttcagagctgggtggctggagagcagcggctggtggccagagagcagtggttGTTGGCTGGGTACCCAGCTCTGAGGGTGCACCCTGCCAGCAGCGGTGCAGAAGTAGGGGTGGTGATACCACCACCCCCATAATCTTTGACCTCAccccactcctttttgggtctgGACCCATACAGTTCCAACaccgtgacatttcagatttaaacagctgtactcatgaaatttacaatttttgaaatcctatgaccgtgacaCTGGCCAAAGTGGACGGTGAATTTGGTGGGGCCCAACGCATATTGCCTCTTTTGCTTGGCTGTACAGTTCGATCATTATGGATGAAAATCTTTTGTCAGTGGTTTGTGCGTGGGCGGTGAAATTGGGATGGTATTTACCCAAATACTTCCAAGCCAAGGTCTGACGGGCTGCGAGACAACCCCGAATGATGTCCAGCTAGTTTCTCCATGAGGCGATGGGATCACAGGCTCTgtgggggaagagatttctgggTGTAGGTGGCTTTCACTGAGCAGCAAAAGACAGAGTGGCTGGGTTGCGAAGAGAGATacattcaggctagaaataaggtgcagaaTATTAACAGGGAGGAGAATGAATCACTGAACCAACTGAGCTCGGGACCGGATGGATTCATTGTCAATAAGATCAGGAAGCTGTTAGTAACTGAAATGTTTCTAGGGCTTAATTCACGGGACAGATTTTGCAGTTGGATTTAAATTCCCCAGGCTGCCTTTGGCAACCAGCTACTTACTATTCATTAGGTGGCTTGTAGTGGCACATAGAGGATCAAGTTGAGAGCGGGACCACGTCGCGCCAGGCACTGCTCAGACACAAGATCACCGAGCCCAAGGGCCCTTTTTCAACACAATGTTTTCAAGCCCCCCCCCTTTCATATTTCTCTTTCAAGTtaccagatcccactcccctcccagcgttggggatagaacccaggcgtcctggctcccagccccccctgctctacccactagcccctactcccctcccagagctggggatagaacccaggcgtcctggctcctaGACCCCCTGCTCTActcactagcccccactcccctcccagagctggggatagaactcaggcatcctggctcccagcccccccccgctctacccactagcccccactcccccccagagctggggatagaacccaggcgtcctggctcccagcccccccccccgctctacccactagcccccactcccccccagagctggggatagaacccaggcgtcctggctcccagcccccccccgctctacccactagcccccactcccctcccagagctggggataggacccaggcgtcctggtctctggctgctGGCTCTGCATTGGCACTAGAGGGTGCGAGCACCAGTGTGTGTTTCTGAGGGGGACGAGATTGGCTGCGGCACAGACACTCAACGCCCCCCCTGCACCCGCCCCCGGCCCCTGCACGGAGCCTGCGGCTGGCCGCGGAGGTAGCGCCCGGGCGAGCCCTAGCGGGGTGGGGCCCTGGCCCGGGGATGCTGCATGGGGGGCACGATGCAGGCGAGCGGTGCtgcatgcgggggggggaggactgGACgtgcagcccccccgccccgcatgGGAGGGGCAGCCGGTTtgcagagagctgggggtgggggtcgggTTAACCCTTAGAGAGGTGAATAGGGAGAGAGCCGGGTACTAGTGACACTGACGGGGCGGGGCTAGGGGCCAGTCTGCCCCCCCATTCCCGGTCCAGGGCGacgctagggggcgctgggctgccgggcgggggcagggggtcagtgcagggggcgctgggctgcggggggtGATTCAGGGattcagcagggggcgctgggctgtgggggccagtgcagggggtgctgggctgtgcgGGGTAATGCAGGGGGTCAGTAGGGGGCACcgtgctgtggggggcagtgcaggggtcAGCAGGGGACACTGGGCTGCGGGGGGTGATTCAGGggttcagcagggggcactgggctgtgggggtcagtgcaggggggcagcagggatGCTGGGCTGTGGGAGGTAGCAGGGGGTCAGTAGGGGGTACcgtgctgtggggggcagtgcagggggctctgtgctgtggATGGCAGTGCAGGgggtcagtagggggcgctgggctgcggggggtAATTCAGGGGGTCAGCAGGGCGCGCcaggctgcggggggcagtgcagggggtcaGTAGGGGGCGTTCCCTGGCCGTCAGTGCCAGCCCCGATGCTCCAGCAGTGCCAGGTTGGGGGACATTTCCCATCATTACTGCTCCCTGCCTGACCCACCCCTCATGTTTTCCTTCCCATCCAGGGCTCCCCACAATGGAGACTGAGCTGCCCgagtcctctccctcccctgactCCCCCCAGGAGGAGCCGCCCGGCAGGCCCCCACGCCGGCTGCCCCACCAGTGCAGCTTGTGCCAGCGCCGCTTCGCCCAGGCCCACAGTCTCCGGCAGCACCGGTGCCATCCCCGCGACCCGcccacccagagcccagccgGCGGCGATTCCCACAGGTGCTGCTCTGGCACCAAGCATGGGCACCAGTGCCAGGTGTGCGGGAAGCAGTTCAAATTCCCCTACTACCTGGCGCGGCACGGCCTGACCCACAGTGGGCAGAGGCCGTTCCAGTGCCCGGTGTGCCACAAGGTCTTCCGCCGCCCAGCCCACCTGGCCCGCCACCAGCGCACCCAcgccccccagcgcctcccggaGCCAGCCGTGCGCCAGCAGGCCAGGCCGCCGGGCGAGGAAGCCGACGAGaagcaggtgctgctgcaggaggaTTGGACGTTGCTCTGCCTGGCTTGCCAGGAGGCCTTCGAGACCAAGGGCGAGCTGAAGGCGCACAAGTGCTTCAAAacccggggccgggccgggccaggcgGCGCCCAGCGGCACCAGTGCAGCGTGTGCCACAAATTCTTCGCCCGCCCGTGGTCCCTGTCGCGCCACCGCCGAGTGCACACGGGTGAGAAGCCCTTTGCCTGCCCCGACTGCGGCATGGCCTTCCGCCTCTCCTCCTACCTCAAGCAGCACAGCCGGTGCCACGGCCCCGGGGCGGGGCTGCCCTTCGCCTGCCCGCTCTGCCGCCAGCGCTTCCGCAAGGCGGGCGAGCTGGCCAGCCACCGGCGGGCGCACGGGACAGCCGCCCCGGGGCCGGAGCAGCCCCGCAAGGGCAGCGAGTGCAGCGTCTGCGGGAAAGCCTTCAAGAGCAAGTACGACCTGGCCACCCACTTCCTGATCCACACGGGCGAGCTGCCCTACCCCTGCGGCCAATGTGGCAAACGCTTCCGGCGCCTCTCCCATCTCAAGCAGCACCAGGTCACCCACACGGGCGCCCGGCCCTTCCAGTGCGTGCTCTGCCAGAAGGAGTTCAAGCGGCTGGCCGACCTGGCCCGCCACCGGCAGGTCCACCAGGGGGACAAGCCCCACCAGTGTGGGGTCTGCCACAAGTTCTTCTCCCGCGCCTACAGCCTCCTGCGGCACCAGCGCGGGCACCGGCCCGAGCTCTTGGCCAGCACCCTCCCCGAGGCCTTCCTCAGCAACTCCTGCTTCGACAGCCAGGACCACTCGGCCTTCTGCaccctggaggaggaagaggaagggggcGCGGCCGGCGGCTCTGGGGAGGGCTCATGATGTGCCCAACAGGCTGGATTTGGGAGGGGTCAGATGGGGGGGAATTCCCTGGAGCTTGGTGGGGGGGACCCCTGGATCAGAGTTGCAGGGAAGGGGTCCAAGGCCCCCCCACCAACCTCCTGAGCCAGTCCTTGAAATATACacctgggagtttgggggggtgcATGGAGATATATTGGGGGGAacgggggggcagaggagagggctgggggggtcaaAGGGAACAGACCCTGTGAGAGGGTGAGATGAGGAGGAGGGGTATTGGGGGGGTTTGTCCCTCACCTCTGTCACGGTGGGTGTCAGATGCTGAGATctaagcggggggggggctcgTTAATATCGGCCAAGGGGAGGGTAAATTGAGGAGCAGCCCAGCCTGCACTGGAGATGGAAGGACAAAGTGGGGAATGGCACATGAGGCCCGTCCCCTCTAGGGttagatactgggctagatgggcctatGGGTCTGATgcagcggcggggggggcggggagaaatcACATCATGTTCTGGGATGAGGGAAAGGGGTACCCCTAGATGGGTCATGCCATgttctgggatgggggagggggtaccCCTAGGTGGGTCATGCCATTTTCGGGGGGGGTGTCAGAATGTAGAACTGTGGGTCTAAGAGCCccacccatccctgccccactgccTGACCTTGCCATGATCCCTGAGGGTTGGGAAATTGGTTCCCATTGAGATAGGGGGCGGGGTGCTCTGCATCTCAGACCCCAGGGGTATTAGGGTGCCAGGACCCTCCAGCATGCAGCTGGCCTCCTGCAGGGACCCTGGGGTTCACACTGGACTCAGATCCGCTGGGTTTCTGCTGTTGGGACCCCCCGGGTCAGGGTGGCACAgtccaggaggtgtgtgtgtgtcagacagGGGCACTATATGGCCCTGAGGGGGGGGGAGTTGCTGGCAGGGGGGATACAGTCACGCCCCCCGTGCACGGATAGAGACAGGCTAGGACTGGCTGTTGACAGTTGTGTCCAGCAACCTGCGACAATAAAAGCGATGGGGCCACGACTTGGGTTCTGGCTCACTTGCTCTCAGCTGTTGGAGCCGGGGGAGTGAAACCCAGCCTGGGCACGGTGCCGGGTGCCGGCCAGAAGGAACAGGGCATTTCTAGGCCTCACGCTGCAAAGAAAAGTCTGGAAATGTGACTGGAGGGAGACAGACCCTGcctgagggtgctgagagcctgagcccatcgctGAGAGAGGGTGGGACCTTCCCTGAGTGTGACCAAGCCAGAGGTCCTCAGTCCCGTACCCCGCCCCTGAGGGCCTGCAAGGCGTCCCTGTATACCCACCCCCCACCTCAGAGGGCCCTGTCCCAGCACTGGGTGAGGGATCCCCACAcaaccaacccccctcccccccgagtgGCCACATTAGGTTCCCAGCGAGAAATGAGTTTTATTTGTTCCGTGTTTACTACAGATCTCAGGTTAAGAGGAGACCAGATCCTGGGGGAcccttgacacccccccccccacacacacacacacactgaactaaccCCCCTCCTACTCCCTCTGCACCTTGTGGGGGCtgaatggggcagggatcctgctggggggggggggaactccaTCCTCTCCTAAGAGATCTCCCAGAAGGGCCACTAACACAGCCACACAGGGTGCagggagtggtgtctagtggttagtgcaGCTGCTGAGATCCACCTGCCCCACGGGGAGCCGCTGGGAACACAGAGTCGTGGGCCCATCCTACCCCTCCTGGACACCTGACCCCCGGCACCCCAACCTGCACCCCACTGCCCAAggacacccccatccccacccttaGGAGTCCTGTTTTCAATTGTTAAACctgaaacccaggagtcctggctcccaggcctcgtgctctagccactagaccccactcccctgcccgtgccagggagagaacccaggagtcctggctcccagcccccactccccacccctgctgctgtaaccactagaccccactcccctcccagagctgtggcgagaacccaggagtcctggctcccagccctgctgctctaaCCAGTGCACCGCACTCCCTTCTGTCTCAGCTGCTGCCCGATGAGGGGCCTGTGCagttggtggggggtggggacggCTGGGGGCTCGGCTCATCCCAGGGGAAGCTCAGATCCAGCCCCTGCATCTGTTCCCGGTAAATCCGGTCGAAATTCTCGCTCTGGGCCGTGGTGAGCTGGTTCTTCCAGTCCCCAGCAATCCCTGCGACAGAGAGAGCAGAGAGCATTATGGGAGTGGCCACCACATCACCCCCccaactaccccagccctgggctccccccagctctgccggtgcccctcactcccgacccccagccccttgctagcccggccctgggctcccccccagctctgccggtgcccctcactcccgacccccagccccctgctagcccggccctgggctcccccccagctctgccggtgcccctcactcccgacccccagccccctgctagcccggccctgggctcccccccccagctctgccggtgcccctcactcccgacccccagccccctgctagcccggccctgggctcccccccccagctctgccggtgcccctcactcccgacccccagccccctgctagcccggccctgggctccccccccccagctctgccggtgcccctcactcccgacc is a window encoding:
- the LOC119846907 gene encoding zinc finger protein 771-like, with the translated sequence METELPESSPSPDSPQEEPPGRPPRRLPHQCSLCQRRFAQAHSLRQHRCHPRDPPTQSPAGGDSHRCCSGTKHGHQCQVCGKQFKFPYYLARHGLTHSGQRPFQCPVCHKVFRRPAHLARHQRTHAPQRLPEPAVRQQARPPGEEADEKQVLLQEDWTLLCLACQEAFETKGELKAHKCFKTRGRAGPGGAQRHQCSVCHKFFARPWSLSRHRRVHTGEKPFACPDCGMAFRLSSYLKQHSRCHGPGAGLPFACPLCRQRFRKAGELASHRRAHGTAAPGPEQPRKGSECSVCGKAFKSKYDLATHFLIHTGELPYPCGQCGKRFRRLSHLKQHQVTHTGARPFQCVLCQKEFKRLADLARHRQVHQGDKPHQCGVCHKFFSRAYSLLRHQRGHRPELLASTLPEAFLSNSCFDSQDHSAFCTLEEEEEGGAAGGSGEGS